Below is a window of Rhodopseudomonas sp. P2A-2r DNA.
CTATTACCTCGCCATGACCACCATCGGCTTCGGCGAAATCATCAGGCTGATCATCGTGCACTGGGAGCCGGTCACCGGCGGCACCTCCGGCCTGCGGGCGATCCCGGGCATCAGCGTGTTCGGCCTCGCGCCGCAAGGCCAGATCCAACACTATTATCTGCTGGTCGCCGCATTGGCGCTGGCCGCCCTCGTCGCGTCCCGCATCCGCCATTCGGCGCTCGGCCGCGCCATGATCGCCACCAAAGATTCCGAGATCGCGGCCGAGCAGAGCGGCGTCGACACGGTCCGCACCAAGCTGCTCGCCTTCATGATCGGCGCCGTCTATGCCGGCCTCGCCGGTTGCCTCTATGCCTCGTCGATCCGCTTCATCAGTCCCGACAGCTTCTCCGGGGTGCAGGCGATCCTGCTGATGACCATGCTGATCGTCGGTGGCATGGGCTCGATCACCGGCTGCATCATCGGCGCAGTGGCGCTGACCGTTCTGCCGGAGATGCTGCGCTTCCTCGGCCAGTGGTACCTCGTGCTCTACGGCCTCGGCGTCATCGCCGTGATCGTGCTGGCGCCGGGCGGGCTGGCGTCGATCGCGACATTGATACCGCGGCTACGCCAGGCAGGTGCGCGATGACGGATGCTCCGATCATCGCCGCACGCGGCGTGGCGCGGCGCTTCGGCGGCCT
It encodes the following:
- a CDS encoding branched-chain amino acid ABC transporter permease; protein product: MLALPLVSHDGYVIQLLNIAILNAIVVLGLNFATGWTGQINFGQAAFYGLGAYTTAIAGKAGMPWIATPVLSVAVVMIASLALGLPTLRLRTYYLAMTTIGFGEIIRLIIVHWEPVTGGTSGLRAIPGISVFGLAPQGQIQHYYLLVAALALAALVASRIRHSALGRAMIATKDSEIAAEQSGVDTVRTKLLAFMIGAVYAGLAGCLYASSIRFISPDSFSGVQAILLMTMLIVGGMGSITGCIIGAVALTVLPEMLRFLGQWYLVLYGLGVIAVIVLAPGGLASIATLIPRLRQAGAR